GTTGTCCTGAGGACGCTCCCTTTTGGGATCGGGCTGCGGGGCGAAGACTACCAGGACCGGACGGGTCCCACGTCCAGGTGAATGAATTCGGGATAGGTGCCGATGCCGCCGGCGCTGAACGTGGCGGCCACCCGGCGGATATCCTCCAGGGAAACGCCGTCCATGCGAATGTCTGCGGCCATTCCCTTGAGATGGTAGCTTTTCAGGGCCACCCCGTGGCCGTTCTCTCGAAGCAGACGGTTGTAGGCCTTGGAACGGTAGCCGGACACCAGCAGGTAAGGCCTGTCCAGGGCGCCCACGCGGGAACGCACGGCGTCGAGAAGCATGTAGAGACGCGGGCTGATGGGATGGACCTGGTTGGTGTGGTGGCAGCGGAAGATGTGCTGAAGCTTGGCGATGGCTTTCCGGTTCAATCGGCCGAATCGGTCCATGTACTGAACACTCAGGTGCTCACAGGTGTGAAGGTTGTAGATGTTCAGCCGGCCGGAACAGTACCGTGCATAAGAGGGTAGCGCCGCATCTGCCGGAGAAAAGGAAAACAGGGGCGCCGCCAGATTTCCCAACAGCAGAAGCTTCAAGGCTTCCCTACGGGTCATGAGGAATCCCTCGTCTCTCGACGCAATTTTTGGAATGTGAACGTTCGTACCGCCGGGCGAAGCGAATACCGGCGTGACCCTAGGCCGGAACGACGTTAAGGGAATCCACGCGGCTTTGTCAAGCGTAGATCGACAGTGTTCAAAGCGTCGACTGATGCCAAATTCTATTTCCCCTCCCCTTGTGGGAAGGGATTAAGGGGAGGGGGAGATGAGAAGATACATCAAAAAAAAGGGCCGGCCGGAATCGGCTGACCCTTTGCGTGCGTTTCTGGTGGAGGCGGCGGGAATCGAACCCGCGTCCGAAGGCATTCCGCACAAGCATCTACATGCTTAGCCGCGGTTTTGGTTCTCGCTTCTCGAGCCTCCCCGTGGCCGGATGCTCTCGAAGCCAGCTTCCTCACGCTTCGCCCGCGGAACTGGAAGCACCGTTCCGAAGACTAGCCCGGTGAGTCGACGCTCCATCCGGCTACCCAGGCGCTGACCGGAGGAACGGTAGCCGCTTTAAGCGGCTACGGCATACGCATAATCGTCTGCGTTTGTCTTTAAGCCTGTCCGTTTTACGGGCGGGCAGACCCCGGCATGCAGCTTGAGCTTCTTTACCTCCGTCGAACCCTTTTCGCCCCCATAGAGGCACCAGTTGACTTGTAACGGGATTGTAATACCACAGGAGGAAAAGGTCAACCGGGTACATCTGGACGGTACCGAGAGGCCGCCGCCGTGACTCGGTCCTCGCCATGAGCTTGCGCCAGTCTCCTTCGCCGGAAGGCGGCTGGAATCCCAAACCGCAAAGTGGAACCTAGGGTATCAGTTCTCCTTCGGTCGGCGATTCCTGTAAAAAACTTCGTAGCGTGCTAAAGCGGAGACCTTAAGCAAAAAGGATAACGAAGGTCAAAAAATCCTCCTCTCCCCGCTCCCCTTACTCCCCTCCCACAAGGGGAGGGGAAATAGAATGTGAAATACATGCCCTCGATGGGTCAAGGAACCTTGGGTCAAGGAACCTTGTATTTTTTCCGCATCCGGTCCATGTCCCGGGCTTCCTGCTTGCGTTTGAGGGTTTCGCGCTTGTCGTAGACCTTCTTGCCCCTGGCGAGGGCCAGTTCGACTTTCACCTTGCCCTGCTTGAAGTACATTTTGAGCGGCACCAGGGTGAGTCCGCGTTCCTGGGTCTTTCCCAAGAGGCGCTTGATTTCCCGGCGATGGAGAAGCAGCTTTCTCACCCTTTCCGGTTCGTGGTTGTTGTAGGAAGCCGAGGAGTAGGGGCTGATGTGCGCGCCGTGAAGAAAGACTTCGCCCCGCTTGATCTTGGCGTGGCTGTCCTTGAGGTTGGCGCGGCCTTCACGCAGGGATTTCACTTCGGAACCCAGAAGCACGATGCCCGCCTCGAAAGTCTCCAGGATCTCGAAGTCGTGATGCGCCTTTTTGTTGCTGCAAATGAGGCGTATTCCGTCCTTGGATCCCTTGGGTGCTTTTTTCTTGGCTGCCATGGCCTTCCTGTCACAAACGTTTTCAACCCGGCGGGCTAAGCGACGGCGGTCCTGAGCTTCGGGCTGAGAGCGCTGGGGTCGAAAAACTTGAATTCCTCGGGGAAGGTCCGCAGCACCATCTCCTGTAGGCTCATGCGGATCTGCTCGGCGGTCCGCATGTTCAACACCTCGGTCAGAAACACACGGCAGTGGGCGAGAACGGAGCGGCGGATGAGGTTCTTGACCCGGGGCACGGATTGGGGGTTCATGCTCAGGCTGTCCAGTTCCAAACCCAGGAAGATCGGCACGTAGATGGGTTCGCCGGCCATTTCGCCGCAGACCGTAACGGGAATTCCCGCCCGGTGGCCCGTATCCACCACCTGCTTGATCATTCGGAGGATTCCCGGGTGGAGCGGGTCGAAAAGGTACGCCACGTGCTCGTTGACTCGATCGATGGCGAGGCTGTACTGGATCAGGTCGTTGGTGCCGATACTGAAAAAGTCCACTTCCAGGGCGAGGAGATCCGCCACGGCCACAGCGGACGGAACTTCCATCATGATGCCCAGGCGCAGGTCGGGATCGAAAGGGATGCGCCGGCGTTCCAGATCGCCCCGGACTTCGTTGAGCACCCGCTTGGCCTCATAAAGTTCTCCGACGCCCGAAATGAGGGGAAACAAGAGCTGGATGTTCCGGGCGACGGCGCTCGCTCTCAGGATCGCTCGAAGTTGCGTGCGAAAGAGCTCCTGATGTTGGAGGCAGAGGCGGATGGCGCGTAGGCCGAGCGCGGGATTCACCTGTTCGGGGTGAGCGAACCAGGGGCCGAGTTTCTCAGCACCCAGGTCCAGCGTTCGCATGGTTACGGTCTGGGGAGCCATGAGCTCGGCAAGTTCCCGATATTCCTGGTAGAGCTCCTCTTCCTCCGGGGCCGTGTCCCGGTTCATGAAGAAGAATTCCGTGCGATAGAGACCGATGGATTCGGCGCCGTTGTCCTTGGCCGCGACCACCTCTTCCAGCAATTCGATGTTGGCTTCGACCCGGACCCGGTACCGGTCGGTGGTGAGGGCGGGAAGGTGGGCCTTGCGGTTGATTTCCTTGAGGTAATTTTCGAGGGCTTCCTGGAGTTCATAATAGAAACCGATCTGATCCTCGCTCGGGTTGATGATGACTTTTCCGGAAGCCCCGTCGATGATGAGGATGTCCCCGGTGTGGATGATCCGGGAAGCCTTTTCCGCGCCCACCACGGCGGGAATCCCAAGCGCTCGGGCGAGGATGGAGGTGTGCGAGGTTCGGCCTCCCATTTCCGTCACCAGCCCTAGGGTCCGCTCGAGCTGAAGTTGAGCGGCGTCGGCCGCTGAGAGGTCCTTGGCCACGATGATCACCCGTTCCCGGATGCCCTGAATGGCCAGATCTTCCTGGCCCGCCAGGTTTCGAAGGATCCGCTCTCCGACGCTGTCCACGTCCGAAACGCGGCTCCGGATGTATTCGTCTTCGAGGGAGGCGAACAATTCGTGGACCTTCCTGAGCGACCGCTTCAGCGCCCACTGGGCGTTCAGTTTCTCTTCCCGGATGATCCGAAGCGTTTCATCATAAATCAGCCGGTCCCGCAGGATCACCTGGTGGGCGTCCAGAATGTGGAGGTGTTCCTTCAGATCCGGATGGATGGATTCCTTGATGGCCTGCAGATCCCGTTCCGCCTTGGCCACCGCCTCTTCGAAACGCGCCGCCTCCTCGGCCTCGGCTGCGGCGCCCGAAAGCTTGTGAAACGCAATGGGTGTGGATCCGTGATCCACCAGGTAAGCCTTTCCGATGGCGATACCCGGTGACACCCCGATTCCCTGAACTGTGGTGGGAGTACCGTCCATGAGCAATGCGTGCACCATTGAGCGCTACAGGCTCGTCCGAAGGCCATGAAAAAACCGAGAAACCGCGGTCCGGCCGACGAACGGGAAGCCTGTGCGCGCTGTCTCGGCGTTGATTTTGATGGAAATGGATGAACGTCAGCGGGTCACCACAGGCCGGCAACCGTGCGCGCCAACCCTTGAAAGAGCGCGCCCTTCACCGGTGGGCATCTTCGGCCGGCTTGGACTCACGTCTCTCCAAACTTGCTCTTGAAAAGCTGAGCAACGGCTTTCAGCGCAGCCGCTGCATCCGTCCCCCTGGAAATCACGCGCACCTTGCATCCATGAGGGCATTGCAGGCTGAGGACATCCAAGATATTCTTCGCGCTCACGCTGGTTTTGTCCTTGACGAACCAGATTTCCGCTTCAAACGAGGACGCCACCTTGACGATTTGAGCCGCGACCCTGGCGTGAAGACCCAGTCTATTCGAAACTGTAAACTCCTGCTCCAAGGCCGTGTTGTCTGACATAACTGTGCTCAAGCGTCGCCTGCTCCCGCCTGGGTCGAATTTTTGCGCGTCTCTTATCACATGGCCGGCGCGAAGTCAACTGAAGGTCCGGACCGACGACCTGTGGAAAGATGGGCTTGAAGCGAGCGATCAAGCCGTAATAAAAGGCACTGATGGCGGGCGTCTCTCATGATGGAGGATGTTCAAAATCTTGGTAGCATAGAAAATAATAGACAAATATTTGATGCCAAATTCTATTTCCCCTCCCCTTGTGGGAGGGGATTAAGGGGAGGGGAATGTAACTGACT
This is a stretch of genomic DNA from Desulfoglaeba alkanexedens ALDC. It encodes these proteins:
- a CDS encoding YcbK family protein; the protein is MTRREALKLLLLGNLAAPLFSFSPADAALPSYARYCSGRLNIYNLHTCEHLSVQYMDRFGRLNRKAIAKLQHIFRCHHTNQVHPISPRLYMLLDAVRSRVGALDRPYLLVSGYRSKAYNRLLRENGHGVALKSYHLKGMAADIRMDGVSLEDIRRVAATFSAGGIGTYPEFIHLDVGPVRSW
- the smpB gene encoding SsrA-binding protein SmpB; the protein is MAAKKKAPKGSKDGIRLICSNKKAHHDFEILETFEAGIVLLGSEVKSLREGRANLKDSHAKIKRGEVFLHGAHISPYSSASYNNHEPERVRKLLLHRREIKRLLGKTQERGLTLVPLKMYFKQGKVKVELALARGKKVYDKRETLKRKQEARDMDRMRKKYKVP
- the ptsP gene encoding phosphoenolpyruvate--protein phosphotransferase — translated: MVHALLMDGTPTTVQGIGVSPGIAIGKAYLVDHGSTPIAFHKLSGAAAEAEEAARFEEAVAKAERDLQAIKESIHPDLKEHLHILDAHQVILRDRLIYDETLRIIREEKLNAQWALKRSLRKVHELFASLEDEYIRSRVSDVDSVGERILRNLAGQEDLAIQGIRERVIIVAKDLSAADAAQLQLERTLGLVTEMGGRTSHTSILARALGIPAVVGAEKASRIIHTGDILIIDGASGKVIINPSEDQIGFYYELQEALENYLKEINRKAHLPALTTDRYRVRVEANIELLEEVVAAKDNGAESIGLYRTEFFFMNRDTAPEEEELYQEYRELAELMAPQTVTMRTLDLGAEKLGPWFAHPEQVNPALGLRAIRLCLQHQELFRTQLRAILRASAVARNIQLLFPLISGVGELYEAKRVLNEVRGDLERRRIPFDPDLRLGIMMEVPSAVAVADLLALEVDFFSIGTNDLIQYSLAIDRVNEHVAYLFDPLHPGILRMIKQVVDTGHRAGIPVTVCGEMAGEPIYVPIFLGLELDSLSMNPQSVPRVKNLIRRSVLAHCRVFLTEVLNMRTAEQIRMSLQEMVLRTFPEEFKFFDPSALSPKLRTAVA
- a CDS encoding HPr family phosphocarrier protein; its protein translation is MSDNTALEQEFTVSNRLGLHARVAAQIVKVASSFEAEIWFVKDKTSVSAKNILDVLSLQCPHGCKVRVISRGTDAAAALKAVAQLFKSKFGET